The Streptomyces sp. NBC_01317 genomic interval TGACGGGGGCGGCGGCGCCGAGGACGAGCGCGGTCACCGGGTCGGCGATGGAGGAGTGGGCGAGGGTGTCCATCTTCCAGAGCACGAGGTCGGCGAGCTTGCCCGCCTCGATCGAGCCGATCTGGCCGGCGCGGCCCAGCACCCGCGCCCCGCCGTACGTACCGAGGCGCAATGCCTGACGAGCCGTCAGAGCTGCTTCCCGGTGCGCGCCCAGACGGTTGATCAGGAGCGCGTTGCGTAGTTCGGTGTGGAGTTCGCCCGACTCGTTGGAGGCGGTTCCGTCGACGCCGAGGCCGACAGGGATGCCGGCGGCGAGCATGTCGGGCACCCGCGCGATCCCGGCGGCCAGGCGGGCGTTGGAGGAGGGGCAGTGGGCGACACCGGTGCCCGTACGGCCGAAGGCGGCGATGTCCGCGTCGTTCATGTGGACGCAGTGGGCCATCCACACGTCGTCGCCGAGCCAGCCGGTCGATTCGAAGTAGTCGGTCGGGCCCATCCCGAAGCGTTCCTTGCAGAACTGCTCCTCCTCGACGGTCTCGCTGCCGTGCGTGTGCAGCCTGACCCCCTTGCGGCGGGCCAACTCCGCGCCCTGCTTGAGGAGTTCGGTGGAGACGGAGAAGGGGGAACAGGGGGCCACCGCGATCTGGGTCATCGCGTCGAAGGAGGTGTCGTGGTAGCGGTCGACGGCCTCCTCGGTGGCGGCGAGGGCACCGTCCAGGGACTCGACGGCGAAGTCCGGCGGCAGGCCGC includes:
- a CDS encoding 8-oxoguanine deaminase, with the protein product MAAPRVPRIVIENCAVATVDAHDTEYASGHVVIADHLIESVGAGPAPAGLDDVVRRVDGTGHLLTPGLVNTHHHFYQWITRGLATDHNLFDWLVALYPVWARIDEPMLRAAARGSLAMMARGGVTTAMDHHYVYPRGAGDLTGAIVESATETGVRFTLARGSMDRGTSDGGLPPDFAVESLDGALAATEEAVDRYHDTSFDAMTQIAVAPCSPFSVSTELLKQGAELARRKGVRLHTHGSETVEEEQFCKERFGMGPTDYFESTGWLGDDVWMAHCVHMNDADIAAFGRTGTGVAHCPSSNARLAAGIARVPDMLAAGIPVGLGVDGTASNESGELHTELRNALLINRLGAHREAALTARQALRLGTYGGARVLGRAGQIGSIEAGKLADLVLWKMDTLAHSSIADPVTALVLGAAAPVTLSLVNGRTVVEDNHLTTVDEDAVARSARSEARRLARIAGQD